gCCGGAGGGATCAGGAAGCGAGAATCAGAGAACAGCGACGAGAGGATGCTGAAATCCGAGCTGCGCTCGAGGCGAGCAAGGCGTCcaaggccgaggaagatCGTCGACATTCCCCCGATGACACCAAGAAGTCAAGCCATGGCTTGAGCCGTCTGAAGCGCGGTAGCAAGAGCTTCAGCCATCGGCTCGGCAAAGATAAAGAGAATCGAGTTTCTTCATCCAGTCACTCAGCAACACCTATTGCGGAACACCCACCATCAAGAAACGGGGCCTCCGAATCACAGCAACAACTACCTAACGGCCAATCTCCAGGTTCTCATGGCTTACATACTAGACATACAGGACTGGATGAAGAGCGGGATACACTCAAAGATCCCAAACACGACAGAAGCGGACATCATGGAAAATGGAGGAGTTTCAGTCTCAAGAAGAAGTCATTTAGCATTCTTTCATGAGCCTTTCTTCTCGTCCCGGTATTTCGGCGACAAGTATCGGCGATGTTTTTCTGCACATAGAACGCTCGTTTTCCGTACATATTTCGATGTATCATCACCTTTATCTTCATACCGGTTGAATGGATCTTTCGGCGGCATATTTCACAGTCCCGCGCATCTTCTGGCAAGGATCCCATAGGAACCGGTTATGTTTTACTTCTTCGTGCGTTTTTGCTTCTTATCGCATACGATGCATTCCATTTGCTTGTTGTTTTAGCCACCACTCTATATCTTCGATTCATCAACTTTGTGATACCCGTGCCTGGGTCACATAGCTGGGCAAATGAGGCGTTTGGCGTGTTCATTTCTGTTTCACATTGCTTTTCAAATGAGCTGGCAATTTATGGCAAGGGGTTCAGGTCTGTTCAGGTTTTGGGAACGGTGCGCAAATtctgaaaaagaaaagaacagcAGAGCATTTTACTGTACTGTAGGTAGGATGGGCGACATGTCCATCCTTTCGCCATGTATATCGTGTTCTATTACTCTAGGGGATGTCCACACAAATAGACAAGGTTGTATGAAACCAGCACGATGCGTGAATCTAAATGCAACGGCGGAATATTCTCCTTCAAAGAGCCGATCGAACCATCTAACCACTTGAATCCAGGTATACATATGTAGTATATCATTTGAAGCTTTTTCAAGGAATCCATATTTTCACGCTAAACCAcagaacaagaaagagaaactcTATAGAAACAACCATTTACTCATATAGTCACATTGCAACGCGACAACGCCACTCCCAGGCCACAAATGTCCCATCCAGACAATCAGGAACAGAAACAGCTCCATTCTCGACTGCAGTTCGCCGCAATTTGCTCCATCACCCAGCTACCAAAGGCCGATGTATGCTTTTTTACATGAGATTCTCAGATCGACACTCGTGCGCTCGTGCATCGTTTCTCTCAGGAAGCAAAACGTTCACTGGTTATTTGGATGGGTTCGAGATACCGGGTGTTGTGGCAAGCATTGCATTCCATCTAGCTAGCTCACAGGGTGTCCGGTCGATCGCTCGGCAATAGGATCAATCAAAAAACTCCGCAGGTTTCAAAACAAAGTAACCGGTCGCTCAACCGAGAATAATCGAATATACAATGATTATAGTATTAATGACGATAAGGGGTACTGGCGCAGAGACAAGTCATTAGCACTCAATCCAAAACATGTATACAGACATGCTCCCGGGCTCATAATCTCAAACAGAGACCACCCAGGCAACCAGCACAGGTAGATAGAAAGGTAAGACATCAACAACATACTTCGCATAACAGTCCGCACACTAGCAATCAGATCTACCGTTTTAGCCTTGACGCTGGTACTATCGTATGAGGTGCCGAAGGCAGGGTCAGCTTGGCTGCGACCCCATCCGACTGTGTAGAGGTTATTAGATTAGCTGGGTGTTCGCTTTTGCTTGTGAGGGGGGATAGGTCATCGACTCGACGTACTTCTGGCGAGAAAGCGGTCTTCGCTTAGGATTGCGATTGCATTTGTTATTAGGACGGCGACGTAGACAAGGCGTCCGAGGCCGAAGAGGAACATTTTGGATTGCGGTGTTGGGTGTGTTAAGTTGCGGAGTGGGTTTGGAGAAGGTGAGGTGTCTTGGTCCGTCGATAACGATAAATGCCCACTCCGCGGACACGGGACTCGAGCCAAgactcttcctctttctaaCAGTatacttttttctccttgatatTTTATAACACTAGAAATCGAGACCTTTCAATTGCGTGCTCCATGGATACTTCTAGTACTTCTACCCCTGCGGAATGTACTCTACAGCCTTCAGGAGTCATTACCTTCACCACTAGGGGGCGCGTCCTCGATAGACTTCCCTCTATCCTCTCCCGCGCCGGAGTTGTTAGATGGTCTCGATCAGGATGATCTAGATATTGATCAAGACGAGGAGATGGATGAAGGAACAGCCGAAGAAACAGCAGATTATCCAAAATTCCGTACCCGGGAGAAGCTACATTATATGGCTGACGCTTTGGAGCATATTGGATAGAGTGCAGAGGGATTTTTACGTGCATAGACAAACTCAGCAGTCCAGCTTTGACAGTCAAAATATTGTACAAGAGAGAAACGTCAGGCGTATTTCCGAAAAACAATAGACAGGCTGGCACTTACAAAATGATCTCTACGATCCAGCTATTCTTACAGAGGAACTGACTATGCTGGAGGAAAGCAATATTTTAATCAATTCGATCTCCAGGGTACAAttgaggatattgattcCAACCAAGCTACCAAGATAATCAAGACAACAGCACCTAGTTGGTACCGATCAATCTGGAAATGTCTGGTTAATAAACGCTCGTCTCGTCCAAGTTATCAAACCACTCGTCATACCGGTAATATAAACGCCAAGCACCACAaggttcttttctttataacTTGCCTTGTCTGTCATTCAAGAGCTCCAAAGAAATCTCCTTATTTGGCGTCGATACTCACAGTCTATCTCCAGGGCTCGGGGGTAAAGCGACATGTTGTTTGAAAACTTTCGGAACTGGGTATAGGTCAATCTTATGTTCATGGAAATGCGCTCCTCAAGAGGATATTTAAAAGTCAGGCGGCATAGTATTCTCTCTACCGCATATTCTTTGAACTATATATAACCGTGGCTGGTGTACACACATTACTCTTGACTATGTAGAAACAATGATTAGTCATCATCCTCAGTAGTGCTTGAGCTCGCTTTGTATGATATAGTAGCAGTAACTCGACCAAATAAGGCCTTTTTGATacttagaaaaaaaaaattatgtgagtattttaatatatataattattgaATCTGCTTTGTGATTGACTTGCCACCACACTGGACGTAACTCCGGAAAAGTTGTCCCCGGTTTTCTGCCACCTGCTTGATTGGATTGGTCTACGTGTGCTTCAAACCACAACTCCAACTGCGGCACAATGGGGAAAGCTGATGCTGGTATGATTGGTTTTTTGAGCTTCAACGATATAGTTGCTAATATCTACTGCTCTGCTCAGCCTTCATACTCCTTCTTGGCGCTATTCCAGCGCTCATACTCCTCCACCTTTATCAAGCTCCCTACACCAAGGTAGAGGAGTCTTTCCATGTCCAAGCCGTTCATGACATTCTCTCATATGGCATCCCAACTCAAAATGTTGCCGAGACTCTACGCGCCAAATATGATCATTTCACCTTCCCCGGTGCTGTGCCCCGGACATTTGTCGGAGCTGCCGTCCTGTCTGCATTCTCGCAGCCATTCATCTGGTTGAATGACACGATTGATCGGCAACTACTCGGTATAAAAGCCTTCGTATAGCCGCTTTGTAGCGCTCTAACTAACGATGTAAACTCAGCACGAGCCATTCTGGGCCTGTTCAATGCTCTGTCTTTGCTCTCCTTTGCATCCGGACTGCGACGAGCGTTCGGAAAGACTACAGCGATCTGGTACCTGCTCTACCAGGCAAGCCAATTCCATGTTCTTTACTATGCATCGCGGACACTGTCCAACATGTTCGCATTCGGGCTATCTACCCTAGCGCTGCGATGCCTTCTCCAGGACCATTCCCAATCAGCAACCTCCAAGACGTATAGAAACCGGTGTCGGTTATCCCTATGTCTGCTGACCATAGCCGGTATTATCTTCCGTTCGGAACTGGCTATCTTCCTTGCTACAAAcaccatctttctttttctcacaGGACGTATCGGCATCCAACGTGAGATAATTCCAGCCGGGCTACTAGGTCTACTCCTCGGCTTAGGGACTACCGTACTTGTGGATTCATTCTTCTGGCAGAAGTACCCGCTCTGGCCAGAGCTAGAAGCATTCATATTCAACGTCATCCACGGTCAATCATCCGCCTGGGGCACACATCCATGGCACTTCTACTTCACGAACGCCATCCCTCGCCTCCTCCTAAACCCCCTAGTCTATCTAGTCGGGCTTCCATTCGCCTTATTCCAGCCATCAACCCGATCCGCAGCAGCATACCTGCTCATCCCCTCACTTACCTTCATAGCCATCTACAGCCTCCAACCCCACAAAGAATGGCGATTCATCATCTACACCATCCCCCCACTAACCGCCGCCTCCGCCCTAGGGGCATCCTACATCTGGACACACCGGACCAAATCCCTCCTCTACCGTCTTCTCTCCCTGGCCATGATCCTGTCCACCCTCGCCTCACTACTCTGCTCAactttcatcctcctccccgCTTCCTCCGCAAACTACCCAGGTGCACACGCCCTCAATTCCCTCCATAACCACGCCCACAGCACTAAACCCACCATCTCCGTCCATCTGGGAAACCTCGCGTGTCAAACAGGCGTCACCCGGTTCCTCGAAATGCCTAGTCCACTAGAAAATTCAACCCCAACTTGGACATACGACAAAACCGAGAACGAAACCCTCAAGTCCACATCTTCTTTCTGGAGCCAATTCGACTACCTCCTCATCGAACcgggggaagaagaagtgaaggTCCGATCTCTCTCGGGACCTGATCGTTGGGAAGACGTGGATGTCGTTGAGGGATTCGCGGGTCTGAGGATCGTTCGGCCTGGTGAAGAGGCTGTGGGTCCAGTTGAGGAGCGGGTTCTGACGAAGTttgttggggaagatgggGCTCGGCTTTGGAGAACTGGTCGGGAGTTTGCTCGTCGGGCTGTTACTCGGGGTTGGTGGGTTGAGGTGAGGATGGATCCAAAGATTAAGATTTTGGGACGCGTTTCTGTTtaggtttttttttgtgttCCTTTTACTGTACTTATATCGATTGGGGTGGATTTGTTTCAGTATATATTCCATCTCGTATCTTATTGTTTAGAGATCTCGGAGCTCGCGCGGGTATCTGCGCAGAAAGCGTTTATCATAGGTTATGTATGGGCCGAGTTCTTTGAGAACCGTTCATTACTGATGCATTACGTCTAGAACGAGGCAACAGTGTACAGCAAGCATCCGCCAGCTTTATATGCATATATGAACATTAGAAGAATCTTAAAGCAAAACTTGGGTATTTCCATCATTCCAACAAAGTCCCAGTCAATCATGCCTCCTTACTTTCCAATCGATCCAATCTAGCCTCCAAATCACGCACCCAGGGCTCAACAAGCGCGATATTGCTCTTCAAAGCCGCCTCTCCCTGgttcatcttttcttcaacaacATGCAGCCCCTCGCGCCATTGGTCGATCTCCCGCGCCATGTCGGCTTGGCGTCGTTCCAGCTCGTCAAGGGATTCAGAGGCTTGAGCGGCGCCTGCGTGGATGGCGCGGAGGGAGCGAAGTCGTTCCAGGACGCTGGGGAGAATGGGGTGGAGGGATTGAATGGTTGGTAAGGTGGCGTAGAGAGCTTGGACCTTCGTGGCTTGCTCATCACGTTGGGTCGCTGCGGGGTCGACTTCTGTGGCGGATGAGGAGGACACGGACATGTCGGAGGGTTCGAGAGCTGCGGTAGCGATGCGAGCATTTTGCGCAGCCTTAGCGGCATCGACGGCGCGCTTGCGTGCGGATGCGAGAGCTTCGGTGTCGGCGGTTAGCTTTCTCACGCGGGTCGACAGATTCTCGAGATGAGGTGTCGACACGGTTGTTGAAGGTGGAGCGGAACCTATTGTTGGGACCGCCGAGACAGGAGCCGGGCCGACAAGAATGTTCATTAGAGTAGTCAGACGGGACGTGAGGTGGTCTAGAGCCGGTAGGACGGGCTGGAGTGGTACATCCGAGCTCCCATCGGCGATGAAGGGgttcgaggagctggagatgCCCATCGCAGCCTCAACGAGCGCCAGCCGGCCGTCAAAGGCCGCAGCGTGCGCCAGAACACCAGAAGATGGAGCACTTGGGGgagtcgtcttcttctccaccttctCAGTCGGTCCATCCGGCTTGTCAGGGTCATCAGGGGAAGTTTCAGAGATCTTTTTGGATAGTATCGCGGCTGCCGAGTGCGGCCCGGATGCGCTCC
This Aspergillus flavus chromosome 1, complete sequence DNA region includes the following protein-coding sequences:
- a CDS encoding protein transport protein YOS1 — protein: MFLFGLGRLVYVAVLITNAIAILSEDRFLARIGWGRSQADPAFGTSYDSTSVKAKTVDLIASVRTVMRIPLIVINTIIIVYSIILG
- a CDS encoding putative alpha-1,6-mannosyltransferase subunit produces the protein MGKADAAFILLLGAIPALILLHLYQAPYTKVEESFHVQAVHDILSYGIPTQNVAETLRAKYDHFTFPGAVPRTFVGAAVLSAFSQPFIWLNDTIDRQLLARAILGLFNALSLLSFASGLRRAFGKTTAIWYLLYQASQFHVLYYASRTLSNMFAFGLSTLALRCLLQDHSQSATSKTYRNRCRLSLCLLTIAGIIFRSELAIFLATNTIFLFLTGRIGIQREIIPAGLLGLLLGLGTTVLVDSFFWQKYPLWPELEAFIFNVIHGQSSAWGTHPWHFYFTNAIPRLLLNPLVYLVGLPFALFQPSTRSAAAYLLIPSLTFIAIYSLQPHKEWRFIIYTIPPLTAASALGASYIWTHRTKSLLYRLLSLAMILSTLASLLCSTFILLPASSANYPGAHALNSLHNHAHSTKPTISVHLGNLACQTGVTRFLEMPSPLENSTPTWTYDKTENETLKSTSSFWSQFDYLLIEPGEEEVKVRSLSGPDRWEDVDVVEGFAGLRIVRPGEEAVGPVEERVLTKFVGEDGARLWRTGREFARRAVTRGWWVEVRMDPKIKILGRVSV
- a CDS encoding putative dynactin subunit, whose amino-acid sequence is MAFNKKYAGLPDLDLAPDIYETPDLTDEASTVPTATVRTNSNADDDAGSNPDIDRQGINADEARAHFLGATVDAREVNFSDSIATKRKAYRSKSRRRRRDENGLEEVGDFSDSEDEGLDRRLARLRREVEELKDEMASRQTGSESNEPQAEHKEGLDDGMLELSRALDNLYASSRSASGPHSAAAILSKKISETSPDDPDKPDGPTEKVEKKTTPPSAPSSGVLAHAAAFDGRLALVEAAMGISSSSNPFIADGSSDVPLQPVLPALDHLTSRLTTLMNILVGPAPVSAVPTIGSAPPSTTVSTPHLENLSTRVRKLTADTEALASARKRAVDAAKAAQNARIATAALEPSDMSVSSSSATEVDPAATQRDEQATKVQALYATLPTIQSLHPILPSVLERLRSLRAIHAGAAQASESLDELERRQADMAREIDQWREGLHVVEEKMNQGEAALKSNIALVEPWVRDLEARLDRLESKEA